In a single window of the Prevotella melaninogenica genome:
- the secDF gene encoding protein translocase subunit SecDF — protein sequence MQNKGLVICVAVLLTLASIFYLSFSVATSFYDGQAATIKDPIAQQDYKDSVKYLGLYSYQKCLETQIGLGLDLKGGMNVVLEISVPDVVDFLADHKQDAAYQKALEMAKQEEMTSQKDFISLFVDAFHKEAPGHKLAEIFATQQLKGKVSTQSTDEEVVKALREEVAAAIDNSYNVVTNRIDQYGVVQPNIQKLEGQEGRLMVEMPGIREPERMRKLLQGSANLEFWETYNNQEVTPYLAQLDQRLANGDTKVDTTATDSTKKVQAPAAAPSKFALNKNNAAKGEDAQMAALKKMHPLLSMLQTIPGDALSLVGYANVRDTAEINKLIYGQLAKQILPSDLKLLWGAKPEDGLNKKNVYGLYALKITTSDGRAPLEGDVVTDAKDQFDQHGRPEVSMTMNSEGAREWAALTKANVGKAIAIVLDGVVYSAPRVNGEISGGQSSISGNFTIEDTKDLANTLKSGRMPAPAKIVQEEVVGPTLGAQSIEQGLISFAIAFVLLMLYMIVMYNFIPGMMANLALIANLFFTLGVLASFQSALTMPGIAGIVLTLGTAVDANVLIYERIKEELKLGKGMKQALKEGYGNAFSAIFDSNLTSLITGVILLVTGTGPIRGFATTWIIGIVISFFTAVFLTRLIFENRVGKDKWMNLTFTTGLSKNFMQGKNFNFLSMYKTSFTVWGVIVLICIVSFAVRGLSRSIDFTGGRNYVITLNKPTHVEDVRKVMEGAFVNTVGENAGKPATTTVIALGTDGKTVRVSTNYNIESNNPAEDDKAETILYNTLKKGGFVSQASVENFKNPDIREGGSIIQSAKVGPSIAKNITYNAIMSVLLAIFFIFLYILLRFRNIGFSVGSIVGLALDTTIVIGCFSLCYGWIGFSLEIDQTFIGAILTVIGYDINDTVVVYDRIRENLGKHKHNLAKADIQKIFNDSINQTLSRTINTSVSTLIVLVSIFILGGESIRSFAFAMIIGIVIGTLSSIFIASPVAYLVLGKKIEKRSHELAEAPVEA from the coding sequence ATGCAAAACAAAGGATTAGTAATTTGCGTAGCTGTTCTCTTGACGCTCGCAAGTATCTTCTACCTGTCATTTTCAGTAGCGACAAGCTTCTATGATGGTCAGGCAGCAACGATTAAAGACCCTATTGCGCAACAGGATTATAAGGATTCTGTAAAGTATTTGGGCCTCTACTCTTACCAGAAATGCCTTGAAACACAGATCGGTCTTGGTCTTGACTTGAAGGGCGGTATGAACGTTGTACTCGAGATTTCAGTACCTGATGTTGTTGATTTCTTGGCAGATCACAAGCAGGATGCTGCTTATCAGAAGGCTTTAGAAATGGCAAAGCAGGAAGAGATGACCAGTCAGAAGGACTTTATCTCTCTCTTCGTAGATGCTTTCCACAAGGAAGCTCCGGGTCACAAGCTTGCTGAGATCTTCGCTACACAGCAGCTCAAAGGCAAGGTTAGTACACAGAGTACAGACGAAGAGGTTGTAAAAGCACTTCGTGAAGAGGTTGCTGCAGCGATCGACAACTCATACAATGTCGTAACAAACCGTATCGACCAGTATGGTGTTGTACAGCCAAACATCCAGAAGCTGGAAGGTCAGGAAGGTCGACTCATGGTTGAAATGCCTGGTATTCGTGAGCCAGAGCGTATGCGTAAGCTCCTTCAGGGTTCTGCTAACCTTGAGTTCTGGGAGACTTATAACAACCAAGAAGTAACCCCTTATCTCGCTCAGCTCGACCAGCGTTTGGCTAATGGTGATACAAAGGTAGACACAACTGCTACTGATTCAACTAAGAAGGTACAGGCTCCTGCAGCTGCTCCTTCTAAGTTTGCACTCAACAAGAATAATGCAGCTAAGGGTGAAGATGCTCAGATGGCAGCGTTGAAGAAGATGCACCCATTGCTCTCTATGTTGCAGACTATCCCTGGTGACGCTCTTAGTCTCGTAGGTTATGCAAACGTACGTGATACTGCTGAGATCAATAAGCTTATCTACGGTCAGCTTGCTAAGCAGATTTTGCCAAGCGACTTGAAGCTTCTTTGGGGTGCTAAGCCAGAAGACGGACTCAATAAGAAGAACGTATATGGTCTTTATGCTTTGAAGATTACTACCTCTGATGGTCGTGCTCCACTTGAGGGTGACGTTGTTACAGATGCTAAGGACCAGTTTGACCAGCATGGTCGTCCTGAGGTTAGCATGACAATGAACTCTGAGGGTGCTCGTGAGTGGGCTGCTTTGACAAAGGCAAATGTAGGTAAAGCAATCGCAATCGTACTCGATGGCGTTGTTTACTCAGCTCCACGCGTTAACGGTGAGATCTCTGGTGGTCAGTCATCTATCTCTGGTAACTTCACTATTGAGGATACTAAGGACTTGGCTAACACATTGAAGTCAGGTCGTATGCCTGCTCCTGCGAAGATTGTACAGGAGGAAGTCGTAGGTCCTACACTTGGTGCACAGTCTATTGAGCAGGGTCTTATCTCATTTGCTATTGCTTTCGTACTCTTGATGCTTTACATGATTGTCATGTACAACTTCATTCCTGGTATGATGGCTAACCTCGCTTTGATTGCCAACCTCTTCTTTACATTGGGTGTATTGGCGTCTTTCCAGTCAGCATTGACTATGCCAGGTATTGCCGGTATCGTATTGACCTTGGGTACAGCTGTGGATGCTAACGTGCTTATCTACGAGCGTATTAAGGAGGAGTTGAAGCTCGGTAAGGGTATGAAGCAGGCGTTGAAGGAAGGTTATGGAAATGCCTTCTCAGCTATTTTCGACTCTAACTTGACATCACTCATCACTGGTGTGATTCTTCTTGTAACTGGTACAGGTCCTATCCGTGGTTTCGCTACAACTTGGATTATTGGTATCGTTATCTCATTCTTCACAGCAGTATTCCTCACACGTCTCATATTCGAGAACCGTGTTGGTAAGGATAAGTGGATGAATTTGACCTTTACAACAGGTTTATCAAAGAACTTCATGCAGGGTAAGAACTTTAACTTCCTTAGCATGTATAAGACTTCTTTCACCGTTTGGGGTGTTATTGTCTTGATTTGTATTGTCAGCTTCGCTGTTCGTGGCTTGAGTCGCAGTATCGACTTTACTGGTGGTCGTAACTATGTTATCACATTGAATAAGCCAACTCACGTTGAGGATGTCCGCAAGGTGATGGAAGGTGCTTTCGTAAATACTGTTGGTGAGAATGCTGGTAAGCCTGCTACAACAACCGTTATTGCGCTGGGTACTGATGGTAAGACCGTTCGTGTTTCAACTAACTACAATATCGAGTCTAACAATCCTGCAGAGGATGACAAGGCTGAGACAATCCTTTACAACACATTGAAGAAGGGTGGCTTTGTTAGTCAGGCAAGTGTTGAGAACTTTAAGAACCCAGATATCCGTGAGGGTGGCTCTATTATTCAGAGTGCGAAGGTTGGTCCTTCAATCGCTAAGAACATTACTTACAATGCTATCATGAGCGTATTGTTGGCTATCTTCTTCATCTTCTTGTATATCCTCTTGCGTTTCCGCAACATTGGTTTCTCTGTTGGTTCAATCGTTGGTTTGGCTCTCGATACCACAATCGTTATCGGTTGCTTCTCGTTGTGCTATGGTTGGATTGGCTTCTCACTTGAGATTGACCAGACCTTCATCGGTGCTATCTTGACTGTAATTGGTTATGATATCAACGATACCGTGGTTGTTTACGACCGTATCCGTGAGAACTTGGGTAAGCACAAGCACAATCTTGCTAAGGCTGATATCCAGAAGATCTTTAATGACTCTATCAACCAGACCCTTTCACGTACTATCAATACATCTGTATCAACATTGATAGTGCTCGTGTCTATCTTCATCCTCGGTGGTGAAAGTATCCGTAGCTTTGCCTTCGCAATGATTATCGGTATTGTTATTGGTACTTTGAGTTCTATCTTCATCGCATCTCCTGTTGCTTACCTCGTATTGGGTAAGAAGATTGAGAAGCGTTCACACGAACTTGCAGAGGCACCAGTTGAGGCTTAA
- a CDS encoding helix-turn-helix domain-containing protein, producing the protein MKPISSVIIFLLLVCSSVWASVDSYHCAETSIVQDMNQALSKTLAGKREAWITPDTIQSYRQYLQIDDLKSRSFVSYALDDDSHSLRSRQMKWQSGGHSLLFQSYADCSFATVWGLSDQRLPLSFLLLSLVWMVTSIVYFRRHRSDRLVLGRMVYAASDHSFRDWHGEKIAFTPMQQQLMELFINATDRKLSKAVICETLWPKKPDASETLYTLIRRLKPIVSERCGLRIVADRGDGYRLTSESSSKKVLNSFLKGEE; encoded by the coding sequence ATGAAACCTATATCGTCAGTTATCATATTTTTACTACTCGTCTGCTCATCAGTTTGGGCAAGTGTTGACAGCTATCACTGTGCGGAAACATCTATTGTACAGGATATGAATCAGGCTTTATCGAAGACTCTTGCAGGGAAACGTGAGGCGTGGATTACGCCTGATACAATACAAAGCTATCGACAATATTTACAGATAGATGACCTCAAAAGTCGTTCGTTTGTGTCATACGCATTGGATGATGATAGTCATTCGCTGCGCAGTAGACAGATGAAATGGCAGTCAGGTGGCCATTCGCTTCTATTCCAGAGCTATGCTGATTGTTCCTTTGCTACGGTATGGGGATTGTCCGACCAGCGTCTACCGCTTTCATTCCTATTGTTATCATTGGTTTGGATGGTAACATCTATTGTGTATTTTCGTCGTCATCGTTCCGATAGATTAGTGTTGGGAAGGATGGTATATGCCGCTTCTGATCATAGCTTTCGTGACTGGCATGGGGAGAAGATAGCCTTTACACCGATGCAACAACAGCTCATGGAGCTATTTATAAATGCAACTGATAGAAAGTTGTCGAAGGCTGTTATCTGTGAAACACTTTGGCCAAAGAAACCCGATGCAAGCGAAACACTCTATACACTTATCCGTCGCCTGAAACCAATTGTCAGTGAGCGTTGCGGATTAAGGATTGTAGCTGATAGGGGTGATGGGTATCGACTTACTTCTGAATCGTCATCAAAGAAGGTATTGAACAGCTTTCTTAAAGGAGAAGAGTAA
- a CDS encoding putative transporter encodes MDWINGLFAIPSALQAVVVLSLVCTVGLGLGKIRIAGISLGIAFVFFFGIAAGSFGLQVDEQMLNYCETFGLVIFVYTLGLSVGPTFFGSFRHEGTLFNLWSLGVIFLGTIMSVVLSYAMNVPMSSMVGVLCGATTNTPALGAAQQALQHAGHSGGPAALATAVTYPLGVVGVIFAMIFLRKFFVKPSDLVVHSGAEDDHTYIGQFVVLNPAVNGKTIAEIAQGTHRKFIISRIWRGDDVIVPMSTTVLKTNDNLLVASKRDEVPAMEILFGKQVNCDLNKEQVDWNHLDAKVESRVIVLSKSMLNGKKLGQLHLREAYNVNVSRIIRADIKLLATQDLVVRYGDRLTLVGQPEAIDQAEHFLGNSVKTLNEPNLAVIFLGMLLGLALGTIPITLPGMDSPIRLGIAGGPIIMGILAGAFGPRLHFIAYTTRSASLMLRKLGLSLYLACLGLDAGKDFLDIVVRPEGLLWIGLGFVLTVVPIVIVGLIALRLKKFDFGTICGILCGSMANPMALGYANDTIKGETSNISYASVYPLGMFARVIIAQILVMFFVR; translated from the coding sequence ATGGACTGGATTAACGGACTATTTGCCATTCCTTCTGCCCTACAGGCAGTCGTGGTCCTCTCGCTTGTTTGTACGGTGGGATTGGGCTTAGGTAAGATTAGAATAGCAGGCATATCACTTGGTATTGCCTTTGTATTCTTTTTTGGTATCGCTGCGGGTAGTTTCGGCTTGCAGGTAGATGAGCAGATGCTTAACTACTGTGAGACTTTCGGATTGGTTATCTTCGTCTATACACTCGGACTGAGTGTAGGACCAACCTTCTTTGGCTCCTTCCGACATGAAGGAACCTTGTTTAATCTGTGGAGTTTAGGCGTTATCTTCTTGGGAACCATTATGTCTGTCGTGCTCTCATATGCAATGAATGTACCGATGTCAAGCATGGTTGGTGTCCTTTGTGGTGCTACAACGAATACGCCAGCACTTGGTGCTGCACAGCAAGCATTGCAACATGCGGGGCATAGTGGGGGGCCGGCAGCATTGGCAACAGCCGTTACTTATCCATTAGGTGTTGTCGGTGTTATCTTTGCCATGATATTTCTTCGTAAGTTCTTTGTGAAGCCTTCCGACTTAGTAGTACATTCGGGAGCAGAAGACGACCATACTTATATCGGACAGTTTGTTGTTCTTAATCCAGCCGTTAATGGAAAAACAATTGCAGAGATAGCACAGGGAACGCATCGAAAGTTTATTATCTCGCGTATTTGGCGTGGTGATGACGTAATCGTTCCGATGAGTACAACGGTTTTGAAAACCAATGATAATCTGCTTGTAGCGTCAAAACGCGATGAAGTTCCAGCCATGGAGATTCTTTTCGGAAAGCAGGTTAATTGCGATTTGAATAAAGAGCAGGTGGATTGGAATCACCTTGATGCAAAGGTAGAGAGCCGTGTTATCGTCTTATCAAAGAGTATGTTAAACGGTAAAAAGCTCGGACAACTTCATTTGCGTGAGGCTTATAATGTCAACGTGAGTCGTATTATTCGTGCTGATATCAAGCTGTTGGCAACGCAAGACCTCGTTGTTCGTTATGGCGACCGCCTTACCTTGGTTGGTCAACCAGAAGCAATTGATCAGGCAGAACACTTCTTGGGCAACTCTGTTAAGACCCTTAACGAGCCTAATCTGGCTGTTATCTTCCTCGGAATGTTGCTTGGTTTGGCATTAGGAACTATCCCAATCACACTTCCAGGTATGGATTCACCAATCCGATTGGGTATCGCTGGTGGTCCAATCATTATGGGAATATTGGCTGGAGCCTTTGGTCCTCGTTTGCATTTCATTGCTTATACAACGCGTAGTGCCTCCCTCATGCTTCGTAAGTTGGGCTTATCGCTTTATCTTGCGTGCTTAGGTTTGGATGCGGGTAAGGACTTCCTCGATATCGTTGTACGCCCAGAAGGCTTGCTTTGGATAGGTTTAGGCTTTGTACTTACGGTCGTTCCTATTGTCATAGTAGGGTTGATAGCTCTACGATTGAAGAAGTTTGACTTTGGAACTATCTGTGGTATCCTTTGCGGTTCGATGGCTAATCCAATGGCGTTGGGCTATGCAAATGATACGATAAAGGGTGAAACCAGCAACATTAGTTATGCTTCGGTATATCCTTTGGGTATGTTTGCCAGAGTTATCATTGCACAGATATTAGTGATGTTCTTTGTTAGATAG
- a CDS encoding pyridoxamine kinase has product MSKKHILLVNDIAGYGKVATAAMLPILSYLGHPVYNLPTALVSNTLDYGKFNILETTDYIKGVFPVWKELGFSFDAIATGFIASERQAKLVADYCREQAERGTTIFVDPIMGDEGKLYNGVTAATINSMREMISVADLTFPNYTEACYLTSSKYDEKGVSFEEAKRLLDGLRLIGTKSAMITSILVDGTPSVVGYNHVTDEHFTLPYTEIPVHFPGTGDIFSAILIGHLLDGEELIPSTQKAIDGVYKLIDLNKDNKDKNRGIPLEKYLGVL; this is encoded by the coding sequence ATGAGTAAGAAACATATACTCCTCGTTAATGACATAGCAGGATACGGAAAGGTTGCAACAGCAGCCATGCTTCCTATATTGTCCTACTTGGGACATCCCGTTTATAACCTCCCTACAGCGTTGGTATCTAATACGCTCGATTATGGTAAGTTCAATATCCTTGAGACAACCGACTATATCAAAGGCGTATTCCCAGTGTGGAAGGAACTTGGCTTTAGCTTCGATGCCATTGCGACAGGCTTTATCGCTTCAGAGCGACAGGCAAAACTGGTAGCAGACTATTGTCGTGAGCAGGCTGAACGTGGTACGACTATCTTTGTAGACCCGATTATGGGAGATGAAGGAAAGCTCTATAATGGTGTGACAGCTGCAACAATCAACTCTATGCGAGAGATGATTAGCGTTGCCGACCTTACTTTCCCTAATTATACTGAGGCTTGCTATCTAACGTCAAGTAAGTATGATGAGAAGGGAGTAAGCTTTGAGGAGGCTAAAAGATTACTTGATGGTTTACGATTGATAGGTACGAAATCGGCAATGATTACTTCTATTCTCGTTGATGGTACACCGTCTGTTGTAGGTTATAACCACGTAACAGATGAGCATTTCACACTGCCTTACACTGAGATTCCTGTACACTTCCCAGGTACGGGTGATATCTTCTCGGCAATCCTCATAGGTCATCTGCTGGATGGTGAAGAGTTGATTCCAAGTACACAGAAGGCTATTGATGGCGTTTATAAACTGATAGATCTCAATAAAGACAACAAAGACAAAAACAGGGGAATACCTTTAGAGAAATATCTTGGTGTCTTGTAA
- a CDS encoding HU family DNA-binding protein, with product MNKTELIEKIAANAEVSKAAAKKALDATTEAIKEALAAGDKVQLVGFGTFSTTERPAHEGINPRTKKKIKIAAKKVAKFKAGAELADAVNK from the coding sequence ATGAACAAAACAGAATTGATCGAGAAGATTGCAGCTAATGCTGAGGTAAGCAAGGCTGCTGCCAAGAAGGCTTTGGATGCTACTACAGAGGCTATTAAGGAAGCACTTGCTGCTGGTGATAAGGTACAGCTCGTTGGCTTTGGTACTTTCTCTACAACTGAGCGTCCAGCTCACGAGGGTATTAACCCAAGAACAAAGAAGAAGATTAAGATTGCTGCTAAGAAGGTTGCTAAGTTCAAGGCTGGTGCTGAGTTGGCAGACGCAGTAAACAAATAA
- a CDS encoding rhomboid family intramembrane serine protease → MRNIPVVTKNLLIINILVFIATYVVRGMNIDLNDILGLHFFLASDFRIWQFFTYMFMHGGFTHILMNMFMLWMFGMVVENVWGPRKFLFYYIVCGVGAGLCQELAQYGTYLVEGLANFESVKIGTTVLPMDVYLNMMNTVGASGAIYGVLLAFGMLFPEERMFIIPIPVPIKAKWIIMGSIVVELFSAIGTSNDGVAHLAHLGGMLFGFILIRYWKKHPYSGYGDFGMNRGHQFFDRMKNSWEQRGGRDTRNATNGNSGSWTNTSQSSDANNRSDWDYNAHKKQQQEEVDRILDKIRKSGYDSLTKDEKQKLFDNSKN, encoded by the coding sequence ATGCGAAATATACCTGTTGTAACAAAGAATCTTCTCATTATCAACATTCTGGTGTTTATAGCCACGTATGTTGTAAGAGGAATGAATATTGATTTGAATGATATTCTTGGCTTACATTTCTTTTTAGCCTCTGACTTCCGTATTTGGCAGTTTTTCACTTATATGTTCATGCATGGTGGGTTTACACACATCTTGATGAACATGTTTATGCTGTGGATGTTTGGTATGGTTGTTGAGAATGTATGGGGTCCAAGAAAGTTCCTTTTTTATTACATTGTCTGTGGTGTTGGAGCAGGACTCTGTCAGGAGTTGGCGCAATATGGTACGTATCTCGTAGAGGGATTGGCTAATTTTGAATCCGTGAAAATTGGTACAACAGTTCTTCCTATGGATGTTTATCTGAATATGATGAACACTGTTGGTGCCTCTGGAGCCATCTATGGTGTGCTACTTGCTTTCGGAATGCTATTCCCAGAAGAGCGTATGTTCATCATTCCAATCCCTGTCCCGATAAAAGCTAAGTGGATTATTATGGGTTCAATCGTGGTAGAATTGTTCTCTGCGATAGGCACAAGCAATGACGGAGTGGCGCATTTGGCACACTTAGGTGGTATGCTCTTTGGTTTTATTCTTATCCGTTATTGGAAGAAGCATCCGTATTCTGGCTATGGTGACTTTGGTATGAACAGAGGGCATCAGTTCTTTGATCGCATGAAGAATTCATGGGAACAACGCGGAGGGCGTGACACTCGTAATGCTACGAATGGTAATAGTGGGTCATGGACGAATACTTCTCAGAGCAGTGATGCTAATAATAGGAGTGATTGGGATTACAATGCTCACAAGAAACAACAGCAAGAAGAGGTAGACCGCATCCTCGATAAGATTCGTAAGAGTGGTTACGACAGTCTGACAAAAGACGAGAAACAAAAGCTCTTTGATAACAGTAAGAATTAA
- a CDS encoding glycoside hydrolase family 27 protein encodes MILNLSKLRKSLLLFAALLLASLSTMATNRDSLALTPPMGFMTWNKYKEDINEQLIRQIADKMAADGYAEAGYKYIFIDDAWQGGRDKRNNIIPDPKKFPSGIKALADYVHSKGLLLGIYSDAAQLTCAGYTASYGFEEQDAKTFAQWGIDYLKYDYCHAPSDSAVAHERYKKMADALQNSGRKIALGVCEWGQLNPEMWARQAGGSLWRVSYDVRDMWKDIVKQGGMGIIDIINITEPLYKYAGRGYWLDMDMLVVGLDGKGGPSSDLGGVGCTYTEYQTQMSMWCMFASPLAVSHDILNENAETRRILLNKEIIAINQDALGEAAHRVDFPGACRVYLRNLSGNRQAIAIMNPSDAPQRVQLPLSILGNAKEYNFRDVWEHKTTRQRKAWQGTLQPHETKVFTVTTR; translated from the coding sequence ATGATTCTGAATCTCTCTAAACTCCGTAAATCACTATTGCTTTTTGCTGCCCTTCTGCTTGCCTCACTGAGCACAATGGCAACCAATCGTGACTCATTAGCACTGACTCCTCCAATGGGTTTTATGACCTGGAACAAATATAAGGAGGACATCAACGAACAGCTTATCCGACAAATTGCTGATAAGATGGCAGCTGATGGCTATGCTGAAGCTGGATATAAATACATCTTCATCGATGATGCATGGCAGGGAGGACGCGACAAACGCAATAACATCATCCCTGACCCTAAGAAGTTCCCAAGCGGAATCAAAGCACTCGCAGACTATGTTCACTCAAAGGGTTTACTACTCGGTATCTACTCTGATGCCGCCCAGCTCACTTGTGCAGGCTACACTGCCAGCTACGGTTTTGAGGAACAAGATGCCAAGACCTTTGCACAATGGGGTATTGACTATCTGAAATACGACTACTGCCACGCACCTTCTGACAGTGCCGTTGCCCACGAACGCTATAAGAAGATGGCAGATGCGCTACAGAATTCAGGTCGTAAGATTGCCTTGGGTGTCTGTGAATGGGGACAGCTGAACCCAGAGATGTGGGCTCGTCAGGCTGGTGGTTCACTTTGGCGTGTAAGCTATGACGTGCGTGATATGTGGAAAGACATCGTGAAGCAGGGAGGTATGGGTATCATTGATATCATCAATATTACCGAACCACTTTATAAATACGCAGGTCGAGGCTATTGGCTCGATATGGATATGCTCGTCGTTGGACTTGACGGAAAGGGTGGTCCATCAAGCGATTTAGGTGGTGTAGGCTGTACTTATACAGAATATCAGACACAGATGTCTATGTGGTGTATGTTTGCTTCGCCATTAGCAGTGAGCCATGACATTCTGAACGAGAACGCAGAAACACGTCGCATCCTCCTCAATAAGGAGATTATTGCCATCAACCAAGACGCCCTTGGCGAGGCAGCCCATAGAGTTGACTTCCCTGGTGCATGCCGTGTCTATCTCAGAAACCTAAGCGGAAACCGTCAGGCAATTGCCATCATGAATCCTTCAGACGCTCCTCAGCGCGTTCAGCTGCCACTTTCTATCCTCGGCAATGCAAAGGAATACAATTTCAGAGACGTATGGGAGCACAAGACAACACGTCAACGTAAGGCTTGGCAAGGAACCTTACAACCTCATGAAACAAAGGTCTTTACGGTTACAACACGATAA
- a CDS encoding endonuclease/exonuclease/phosphatase family protein, giving the protein MFSKFKTLTYRMLLTGNIIVILLMLFVGNIDRFNPVDYPLLANLGLGFPILLVFNLVFLVVWSFLRLRTIWLPLLGFLLCYGPIRTYSPFNLPEDKPHGSIKVLSYNVYMFSSWSEPDAKKNPIVDYIVKSKADIVCLQEAQATLDDKDHIYSTLKEHYPYFKLMIKKAPGADYMVLLSKYPVLWQDTIPYGSSSNQSVAYMLNIRGNNTLVVNNHFESNGLSSGDKEGFKTLVKGELKTGEAKRQSVHLITKLGEVSARRAPQAEAVARYVRKYLDKKVPVILCGDFNDNPLSYTHRVMAKELNDCFVGSGNGPGISYHKSGMYFRIDHIFCSDDFESYGAKVDNSVTTSDHYPIYCWLKYRPKP; this is encoded by the coding sequence ATGTTTAGTAAATTTAAGACGCTTACATATAGGATGTTATTGACAGGCAATATCATTGTGATTCTGCTGATGTTGTTTGTCGGAAATATAGATAGGTTTAATCCTGTTGATTATCCCTTGTTGGCTAATTTAGGGTTGGGCTTTCCAATACTTCTTGTGTTTAATCTGGTTTTCCTTGTAGTTTGGAGCTTTCTCCGGTTGCGTACTATCTGGTTGCCATTGTTGGGTTTCCTGCTTTGTTATGGTCCTATCCGTACGTATTCACCCTTTAATCTCCCTGAAGATAAGCCACATGGCTCTATAAAAGTGCTGTCGTATAATGTTTATATGTTCTCTTCATGGAGTGAGCCTGATGCAAAGAAGAATCCAATTGTGGATTATATCGTTAAGAGTAAGGCGGATATTGTCTGTTTGCAAGAGGCACAAGCGACCTTAGATGACAAAGATCATATCTATTCAACACTGAAAGAACATTACCCATACTTCAAGTTGATGATTAAAAAAGCCCCTGGTGCAGACTACATGGTATTGCTTAGTAAATATCCTGTTCTTTGGCAAGATACTATCCCATACGGCTCAAGTAGTAATCAGAGTGTGGCTTATATGCTTAATATCAGAGGGAATAATACTCTCGTTGTCAATAATCATTTTGAGAGTAATGGACTGAGCTCTGGCGACAAAGAAGGGTTTAAGACACTCGTAAAAGGCGAACTGAAGACTGGCGAAGCAAAAAGACAATCAGTTCATTTAATCACTAAGTTAGGCGAGGTTTCGGCACGTCGAGCACCGCAAGCGGAGGCTGTTGCACGTTATGTCAGGAAATATCTTGATAAGAAGGTGCCTGTTATTCTCTGCGGAGACTTCAATGACAACCCATTGAGTTATACCCATCGAGTAATGGCAAAAGAGCTGAATGATTGCTTTGTTGGGAGTGGAAACGGACCAGGAATAAGCTATCATAAAAGTGGAATGTACTTCCGTATAGACCATATCTTTTGTTCCGACGATTTCGAGTCTTATGGAGCTAAGGTCGACAATAGTGTGACTACTTCCGACCATTATCCCATCTATTGTTGGCTTAAATACCGCCCAAAACCTTAA